The proteins below come from a single Trachemys scripta elegans isolate TJP31775 chromosome 16, CAS_Tse_1.0, whole genome shotgun sequence genomic window:
- the AQP2 gene encoding aquaporin-2, translating to MMWELRSVAFTRAVFAEFLATLLFIFFGLGSALNWPPAPPDILQISLAFGLAIATLVQALGHVSGAHINPAVTVACLVGSHISFLRAVFYVVAQLLGAVAGAALLHELTPPNIRGHLAVNRLHNDTTPGQAVTVELFLTFQLVLCIFASTDDQRSDNVGSPALSIGLSVAAGHLLGIHYTGCSMNPARSFAPAVIVGDFSAHWVFWLGPLAGAVVASLIYNYILFPHTKTLSERLAIFKGFEPEEDWEERDVRRRQSMELHSPQTLPRGMTEKV from the exons ATGATGTGGGAACTCCGTTCAGTAGCCTTCACCCGGGCTGTCTTTGCTGAgtttctggccacgctgctcttcATCTTCTTTGGCCTGGGCTCTGCCCTCAACTGGCCTCCGGCCCCCCCAGACATCCTGCAGATCTCACTGGCTTTCGGCTTGGCCATCGCCACGCTGGTCCAGGCCCTGGGGCACGTCAGCGGGGCGCACATCAACCCGGCAGTGACAGTGGCTTGCCTGGTGGGCTCTCACATCTCCTTCCTCAGAGCTGTCTTCTACGTGGTGGCCCAGCTTCTGGGGGCAGTCGCTGGGGCCGCTCTCCTGCACGAGCTCACCCCACCGAACATCCGGGGACACTTGGCCGTCAACAGG CTGCACAACGACACGACTCCGGGCCAGGCCGTCACTGTCGAGCTCTTCCTCACCTTCCAGCTGGTGCTGTGCATTTTCGCTTCCACCGATGACCAGAGGAGCGATAACGTCGGCTCGCCGGCCTTGTCCATTGGCCTGTCTGTCGCCGCGGGTCACTTGCTGGGG ATCCACTACACCGGCTGCTCTATGAACCCCGCCAGATCTTTTGCCCCAGCTGTGATAGTAGGAGACTTCAGCGCCCATTGG GTCTTCTGGCTAGGGCCCTTGGCTGGCGCAGTGGTGGCCTCGCTGATCTACAATTATATTCTCTTCCCACACACCAAGACCCTATCAGAGAGACTCGCCATCTTCAAAGGCTTCGAGCCTGAGGAGGACTGGGAAGAGCGCGACGTTCGCCGGAGGCAGTCGATGGAGCTGCACTCCCCGCAGACTCTGCCAAGGGGCATGACGGAGAAAGTCTAG